A window from Clupea harengus chromosome 14, Ch_v2.0.2, whole genome shotgun sequence encodes these proteins:
- the LOC116223478 gene encoding uncharacterized protein K02A2.6-like, whose amino-acid sequence MGLVKRIEEVHKAFGELGTLKTEPVKILLKENAQPYTVHTARRVPLPMLQQVKEELQRMEENEVIEAVTEPTDWCAPMVPVPRKNGKVRICVDLKRLNEGVRRERYVLPTAEEITAKLSGATMFTSLDAASGFWQIPLHPESTKLTTFITPFGRYAFKRLPFGITSAPEIFQRKMTETLNGLEGVAIFMDDVLVYGDTSEQHDQRLSKVLERIESAGLKLNKEKCKFRQNQLHFLGQVIDKSGVRPDPDKVKAIRELPPPQNVNDLRRVLGMFNYLGKYIPNLSTVGQPLYELLRSKSVWTWDHSQQEAFQGLKDILSTAPVLKFYDVNRPTAVSADASSYGIGGVLLQLHDKDWKPVAFCSRRLSEAETRYAQIEKECLASVWACERFEKYLCGLENFKLVTDHKPLVPLMNKKDLDNVPIRCQRLLMRLMRFKPTAEYAPGKTLTVADTLSRSPLQYVEREADTHSDVACYIAAIVDNMPATPHKLMAIKTATAADYNLQLVLQYVRSGWPEYIGNVPAVIKDYFPIRNELSEHNGIIIRGNRMVIPDVMRADILDRIHDGHQGLTKCQERAHASVWWPGVSSEIKNKVQSCQVCREMKPAQRKEPLISTPLPDRPWKRLAIDLCDHNKHTYLVVSDYFSRFLEILHLPTTTASQVILKLKGVFGRFGCPDEVVSDNGPQFSCQEFQEFARQFDFMHITSSPHNPQGNGHAERGVQTAKRILQQKDPLLALMCYRSTPCATTGVSPAELLMGRKIKTTLPTLEANLQPRWPDLELVRNKDAMEKQKQAFYFNQRHGARSLPSLKPGDPVLMKLDHQKSWKTPAIVTGEGITPRSFVIETPQGATLRRNRRHLQHVPETAGAAHPLAPDGLQQGAAGQQPNPPVTTDTASPTASVKPPDPQNGLFHTRSGRQSKPGERLNL is encoded by the coding sequence ATGGGGCTTGTGAAGCGCATCGAAGAAGTTCACAAAGCATTCGGTGAACTTGGAACTTTGAAAACAGAACCTGTTAAAATCCTGTTAAAAGAGAACGCACAGCCATACACAGTGCACACGGCCCGTCGCGTCCCTTTGCCCATGTTGCAGCAAGTAAAAGAAGAATTGCAGCGAATGGAGGAGAATGAGGTGATAGAAGCCGTGACTGAACCTACAGACTGGTGTGCACCAATGGTGCCAGTCCCACGGAAAAATGGAAAAGTGCGTATCTGTGTGGATTTGAAGAGGTTAAATGAAGGTGTACGTAGAGAGAGATATGTCCTTCCTACCGCAGAGGAAATCACTGCAAAGCTCAGTGGCGCAACCATGTTCACATCTTTGGATGCCGCCTCTGGCTTTTGGCAAATTCCTCTCCACCCAGAAAGCACCAAATTAACCACCTTCATAACGCCCTTTGGGAGATATGCCTTCAAACGACTCCCATTTGGTATCACGAGCGCGCCTGAAATTTTTCAGCGCAAGATGACGGAGACGCTCAACGGCCTGGAAGGCGTGGCAATCTTTATGGATGATGTGCTAGTGTATGGTGACACTTCTGAGCAGCACGACCAGCGTCTCAGCAAGGTGTTGGAGAGGATTGAGTCGGCCGGACTGAAGCTGaacaaagaaaaatgtaaattcaGACAAAACCAGCTTCACTTCCTGGGCCAGGTAATTGACAAATCAGGTGTGAGGCCGGACCCTGATAAAGTCAAAGCAATCCGTGAGCTCCCTCCACCACAGAATGTGAATGACCTAAGGCGTGTCCTGGGTATGTTTAACTACTTAGGGAAATACATCCCAAACCTGTCAACAGTGGGCCAGCCACTATATGAACTGTTAAGATCCAAGTCAGTTTGGACGTGGGACCATTCTCAACAGGAGGCATTCCAGGGCCTGAAAGACATTCTGTCCACCGCTCCAGTCCTGAAATTCTACGATGTGAACCGACCAACTGCTGTATCAGCTGATGCCAGCAGCTATGGCATTGGCGGGGTACTGCTGCAGCTGCACGACAAGGACTGGAAACCAGTGGCATTCTGCTCGCGTCGTCTGTCGGAGGCCGAGACCAGATATGCCCAAATTGAGAAAGAATGTTTGGctagtgtgtgggcgtgtgagaGATTCGAGAAGTACCTCTGTGGCCTTGAAAACTTCAAGTTGGTCACAGACCACAAACCTTTGGTGCCACTTATGAACAAAAAGGACCTTGACAATGTGCCAATACGATGCCAAAGGCTACTCATGAGACTGATGAGGTTTAAACCAACAGCTGAATACGCACCTGGAAAAACATTGACAGTGGCAGATACACTCTCGCGAAGTCCGCTACAGTACGTAGAAAGAGAGGCTGACACTCACTCAGATGTAGCGTGTTACATAGCAGCCATTGTTGATAATATGCCAGCTACTCCACATAAACTGATGGCCATAAAGACCGCTACAGCAGCTGACTACAATCTTCAGTTAGTGTTGCAGTACGTCAGATCCGGTTGGCCTGAGTATATAGGCAATGTTCCAGCAGTGATTAAAGACTACTTTCCCATCAGAAATGAACTGTCTGAACACAACGGGATCATCATTAGAGGAAACCGCATGGTGATTCCTGATGTCATGAGAGCAGACATCCTGGATCGAATACATGACGGACATCAAGGTCTGACAAAGTGCCAAGAGCGGGCCCATGCGTCTGTGTGGTGGCCCGGCGTCTCAtctgaaattaaaaacaaagtccagtcttgtcaggtatgccGTGAGATGAAACCCGCACAGCGAAAGGAGCCCCTGATCTCAACCCCTTTACCTGATAGACCCTGGAAGAGACTCGCCATTGACCTGTGTGACcataacaaacacacctacCTTGTTGTCTCGGACTACTTCTCCCGGTTCCTTGAGATACTTCACCTGCCAACAACCACTGCTTCACAGGTGATTTTAAAGCTGAAAGGAGTGTTTGGAAGATTTGGTTGTCCAGATGAGGTCGTTTCAGACAATGGGCCTCAGTTCTCTTGCCAAGAGTTTCAAGAGTTTGCAAGACAGTTTGACTTTATGCACATCACTTCTAGTCCACACAACCCCCAAGGGAACGGACATGCTGAGAGAGGAGTACAAACCGCAAAGAGAATCCTACAGCAGAAAGATCCTCTGCTCGCCCTTATGTGCTATCGGTCAACGCCTTGCGCCACCACAGGCGTAAGCCCAGCAGAACTGCTTATGGGCCGGAAGATCAAAACAACTCTTCCGACTCTGGAGGCCAATCTTCAGCCTCGATGGCCTGATCTGGAATTAGTCAGGAATAAGGATGCaatggaaaaacagaaacaagcaTTCTACTTTAATCAGCGCCATGGAGCCAGATCCCTACCATCACTAAAACCAGGTGATCCGGTCCTCATGAAATTGGACCATCAGAAGTCCTGGAAAACACCCGCCATTGTCACTGGAGAAGGCATCACACCTCGCTCCTTTGTCATTGAAACACCCCAGGGTGCAACACTGCGACGCAACCGCCGTCACTTGCAACATGTTCCTGAAACAGCTGGAGCTGCACACCCTTTAGCTCCAGACGGACTACAGCAGGGAGCTGCTGGACAGCAGCCCAACCCTCCAGTTACGACTGACACTGCCTCACCAACAGCCAGTGTCAAACCCCCAGACCCACAGAATGGACTGTTTCATACCCGGTCTGGCAGACAGAGTAAACCTGGGGAAAGACTgaatctgtga
- the LOC105909917 gene encoding NADP-dependent oxidoreductase domain-containing protein 1-like, producing the protein MFDLTANLHCLQFEAGLTEEEKKIIYLRSRSAALTECSCAHALFYCKLAHCFRTNILMLNDFSSDAGAPHQLTVGIIGGGHLGKQLARLIVESSGIKPPNIKVSSRRPETLEDLSVVGIECFYDNQRLASWADVLFLCCLPSHLLQVCADIRAHLSHCCVVYSFISTVPVKRLAQLLGHTSILRPAYEFVSSDAGWACPPEHSMMAALKNVELIAASCPLSMSRGVCIGAEWLPAVLYSLLNMCCSVLPLEGALELLNQLLRLQSDSALSVHHLISHSCASSQSPLR; encoded by the exons ATGTTTGACCTCACGGCGAATCTACACTGCCTGCAATTCGAGGCTGGACTGacggaagaggagaaaaaaatcaTATATCTGCGCTCACGGTCTGCTGCTTTGACGGAGTGTAGCTGTGCACATGCCTTGTTTTACTGTAAACTGGCCCATTGCTTCAG GACAAATATTTTGATGCTGAATGACTTCAGCTCAGACGCGGGAGCACCGCACCAACTGACCGTGGGGATTATTGGCGGAGGGCATTTGGGGAAGCAGCTGGCTCGACTCATAGTAGAAAGCAGCGGCATAAAACCTCCCAACATCAAAGTTTCATCTAGAAGACCCGAAACGCTCG AAGATCTGTCTGTGGTGGGCATAGAATGTTTCTATGACAACCAGCGCTTGGCATCCTGGGCGGACGTGCTGTTTCTGTGCTGCCTGCCGTCCCacctgctccaggtgtgtgCTGACATCAGAGCACACCTGTCCCATTGCTGTGTAGTGTACAGCTTCATCTCCACAGTCCCTGTCAAGAG ATTGGCTCAGCTGCTTGGCCACACCTCCATCCTCAGACCAGCCTATGAGTTTGTGTCAAGTGACGCTGGGTGGGCGTGTCCTCCAGAACATTCTATGATGGCTGCTCTCAAAAATGTGGAGCTGATCGCAGCCTCCTGCCCCCTATCTATGAGCC gtggtgtgtgtatcgGTGCTGAATGGCTGCCAGCAGTGCTGTACTCCCTGCTGAAcatgtgctgttctgtgctgccACTAGAGGGGGCACTAGAGCTCCTCAACCAGCTGCTGAGGCTTCAGTCTGACTCCGCCCTCTCAGTCCACCACCTCATCAGCCACTCGTGTGCTTCCTCTCAGTCCCCACTCAGGTGA